In Tachyglossus aculeatus isolate mTacAcu1 chromosome 10, mTacAcu1.pri, whole genome shotgun sequence, the following proteins share a genomic window:
- the DNAJC22 gene encoding LOW QUALITY PROTEIN: dnaJ homolog subfamily C member 22 (The sequence of the model RefSeq protein was modified relative to this genomic sequence to represent the inferred CDS: deleted 1 base in 1 codon) — MRPSADQPPDPPATPTMAKGLLKTYVLWAVGGPVGLHHLYLGRDSHALLWMLTLGGGGLGWLWDFWKIPGFVAQANQTRDSRGVGREQPPLSLLRFAGQVLVGIYFGLGALIALSSLTSFYVVALPLAVGLGVLLVAAVGDQTSDLRSTLGAAFLTSPIFYGRPIAILPISFVATVTAQRHRCYKGPQGSETVSVRLYRLGLAYLAFTAPLAYSALCNTAATIRYVAETLGSFLSWFSFFPLLGRLLETILLLPYRVWRLLVGDSTFGSGHFQEWERLYEFVRGFQDEKRQLAFQVLGLRDGAATDEINRSYRELVKAWHPDHNRHRAEEAEKRFLEIQAAYEILTQPRRPGAL, encoded by the exons atgAGGCCTTCAGCGGACCAGCCCCCGGACCCTCCCGCCACTCCGACGATGGCCAAGGGGCTTCTGAAGACCTACGTCCTCTGGGCCGTG GGGGGTCCCGTCGGTCTGCATCACCTGTACCTGGGGCGGGACAGCCACGCCCTTCTGTGGATGCTCACTTTGGGGGGaggtgggctgggctggctgtGGGATTTTTGGAAGATTCCGGGCTTCGTGGCCCAAGCCAACCAGACCCGGGACTCCAGGGGGGTCGGCAGGGAGCAGCCGCCCCTGAGTCTCCTGCGCTTTGCTGGCCAGGTGCTGGTGGGGATCTACTTTGGTCTTGGGGCCCTGATCGCCCTCTCCTCCCTGACGAGCTTTTACGTCGTGGCCCTTCCTCTGGCTGTCGGCCTGGGGGTCCTGCTGGTGGCTGCCGTGGGCGACCAGACCTCTGACCTCAGGAGCACCCTGGGAGCGGCCTTCCTCACGTCCCCCATCTTCTACGGCCGCCCCATTGCCATCCTCCCCATCAGCTTTGTCGCCACGGTGACCGCCCAGAGGCACCGGTGTTACAAGGGCCCCCAGGGGTCCGAGACGGTCAGCGTGAGGCTGTACCGCCTGGGCTTGGCCTATCTGGCTTTCACCGCCCCGCTGGCCTACAGTGCCCTCTGCAACACAGCCGCCACCATCCGCTATGTGGCCGAGACCCTCGGCTCCTTCCTCAGCTGGTTCAGCTTCTTCCCCTTGCTGGGCCGCCTCCTGGAGACCatcctcctcctgccttaccGCGTCTGGAGGCTGCTCGTGGGAGACTCCACTTTCGGCAGCGGCCATTTCCAGGAGTGGGAGAGGCTCTACGAGTTTGTCCGTGGCTTTCAGGATGAGAAGAGGCAGTTGGCTTTCCAG GTTTTGGGTCTCCGTGATGGGGCAGCCACCGACGAGATCAATCGGAGCTACCGGGAGCTGGTGAAGGCCTGGCATCCCGACCACAACCGGCACCGGGCGGAGGAAGCGGAGAAGCGATTCCTTGAGATCCAGGCTGCCTACGAAATCCTCACCCAGCCTAGGCGGCCTGGGGCTCTGTGA